The genome window CGGACGCCGAGACGGCAACGGCGGCATTCTTCAGGCTCGCGCGCGTGATGTATTTGCGGGCCGTGTCGCCGGCGAAGACCCGTTCGACGATCAACCGGCCGCAGCGCTCACCCTCGGCCGCCTTGGCCGGATCGACGGCGGGGACGTCATTGGCCCCCATCGGCGACAGACCCATCATCGACAGGGCCATGGCCATGGTATTGGCGGTGAACTGCCCCCCGCAGGCCCCGGCCCCCGGACAGGCGGCGCTCTCGACGATCTTCAGCTGGTCGTCGTCGATGGTGCCGGCGCCGTGGGCGCCGATAGCCTCGAAGACCTCCTGGATCGAGATTTCGGCCGATCCGATCCGGCCCGGCATGATGGTGCCGCCGTAATAGACCAGGCCGGGAATATCCATGCGGGCCAGGGCCATGGCGGCGGCGGGTATGGTCTTGTCGCAACCGACGATGCAGACGACGCCGTCCAGCTGATGGCCCTGCACCGCCAGCTCGATCGAGTCGGCGACGACTTCACGGCTGATCAGCGAGGCCTTCATACCCGGCGTACCCATCGAGATGCCATCGGTGACGACGATGGTGTTGAAGTCGATCGGGAAGCCGCCCGCCGCGATGATGCCGGCCCGGACGTCCCTGGCCAGCCGGTCCAGATGCATGTTGCACGGCGTCACCGACGACCAGGTGTTGACCACCGCGATCATCGGCTTCTCGAAATCGGCATCGTCCATGCCTGCGGCCCGCAGATAGCTGCGGGCCGCGGCGCGGTTCGCTCCGGCGGTCACGACGGCGCTGCGTCGCCGGGGCGACGGGGCCGTGTCATCAGGGGTCAAATCTTGCGTCATCGAGGTTGGGCGTTCCGGAGGAGAGGCGTGCGTCGGGCATTAAAAAACCCGCTTCCTGTCGGGAGCGGGTGGAGGCTTGCGGTCCTGATTTGTCTCGGCTTCAGGTCAGCTGCATCCACGCCGCTCCGGAGAGCAGGAGTACGAGTACGCTGAGAATAAGGGTGTTCAGGGCGGCCGGCACGGCATTGGCGCGCGGGGCCGCGACCGCACGGGCGGCGGCACGGATCGGGATGTGACGGGTCGGGTGGCTCATGGCCGCCTCCTTGGCTACCCCGGCATAAGGTCAGAGAACGCTGCGTTGCACAACCGCTATCTGGCAAAAACTTCCAAAAAGAAGCGTGCAGGGCCCCGGGGTGGCAATTTCGACCCTGTTGGAGGGCTTCAACCCTCGAAGCGGACCGTTTGCGCTGCGGATCCGGGACGGAACAGGATCGTGCGGGTCACCCCTCCGGTGCGCACGTTCACCTGTTGCTCCATATCGTCATAGACGCCGGGAAAGAAATCGAGATCGACCGTGACCGCATGGACGGCCGGTTCCGCCTCGCCCGTGCCGGCAAAGCCGATCCGCACCGTGTCGCCGGCCAGGACGGTTTCGCCATGGGTGAGGTTGATCGCCAGCCCGTCGATCTCCAGCCGGAATCGTGCCGCCAGATGGGCTTCCAGATCCGCGACCGCGCGCGGATCATCCAGCGATGGCTGGGCATCGGGCGCGATGGAGACCAGGGCAGGCTCGACGTCGTGAGCGTAGAAACGGTGGGTTACCCGCACGGCACCGGTCGCGGCATCGATCTCCACCACCGTCAGACCGGCATGGCCTCGGTGGGCCAGGGCGGGACTGACACTGAGCCCGCAGGCGAGCATCAGTCCGCCCAG of Brevundimonas subvibrioides contains these proteins:
- a CDS encoding DUF6702 family protein; its protein translation is MAGAGFRIGRRGLLGGLMLACGLSVSPALAHRGHAGLTVVEIDAATGAVRVTHRFYAHDVEPALVSIAPDAQPSLDDPRAVADLEAHLAARFRLEIDGLAINLTHGETVLAGDTVRIGFAGTGEAEPAVHAVTVDLDFFPGVYDDMEQQVNVRTGGVTRTILFRPGSAAQTVRFEG